In the Methermicoccus shengliensis DSM 18856 genome, GCAGATATACCCTCGCCGGTTTTTATTGTTCAGCACATGCCACCCCATTTCACCCAACAGCTTGCTGAAAGGCTGAACGACATGTCTGAGATTGAAGTTAAGGAGGCCGAGGACAATGAGAGGGTCAAGAAGGGTACTGCCTACATAGCTCCTGGCGGATTGCACATGAAGGTCAGAAGGGCGGCAAGCGTTGTGAGGATAAAGAACGTCGATGGAAAGCCTGTAAACGCTGTAAAGCCATCAGTTGATGTTACTGCTGAGGCAGTTGTCAGTACTTACGGTGGTAATGTTGTGGGAGCCATTCTGACCGGCATGGGAAATGACGGTGCCTATGGAATGAAGAGGATAAAGGGTGCTGGTGGCCTGACGATTGCAAGCAGTGAAGACACCTGCGTTGTTTTTGGCATGCCAAAAGCGGCGATTGAGATGGGAGCGATAACCTCAGTTAAGCCAGTTTATGAGATTGCTGAGGAGATTGTCAGTTTTCTGGCGGTGAAGCTCAATGGATGACATGCAGGAGTACAAGCAGGAGTTCATTCAGGAGGCGAGAGAGTATCTCGATATAATGAATCAGAACTTCATAAAAGTTGAAAGTGGTGATATTGACGCTATAAATGAGATTTTCAGAGTTGCACATACAATTAAAGGCATGGCTGGCTTTATGGGGTATAAGAATCTCGAGGAGTTATGCCATAAACTTGAGAGTGCGATGGGAAAAATCAGGGATGGGAAACTTGATGTGCACAGCGAAATCATCGATGTGATGCTTAAAGCCGTTGATGCAATTGAGGAAATGCTCAACAGGATTGAAGACGAAGATAAAGATGATTTTGACATTTCTGGAATTGTTTCAGCTCTTCAGCCTCTCACAGGTGAAGAGAAAGAGAAAGTGGAGATAGAGAAAACTACTGTTCAAGATGTTGAGAGAGGCGACGCAGACGTAAGAGTTGACGTGGTTTTGAGCGAAGATTGTATAATGAAGGGCGTCAGGGCTGCCTTGGTTATTGAAGCTCTCGGTGAGGTCGCCGAGGTAGTTAAAACAATCCCTGATGAGAATGTAATGGACAGTGCAGATTTTGATGGTAAATTCAGCGTCTTTCTGAGAGGTGAAGCCGATAAAATAGATGATGTGATGTCAAGAATTGCAGAAGTCGAAAAATTTGAAGTTATCGAGCTTGAAGGTAAATCTGCGGAAAAGAAAAGTGCAGAGAAAGCTAAAGTTGTCGAGAAGAAACCAGAAAAAATTGTAAATGTTGATTCCGTAGGAATCAACAGTTGCTTACGAAGTAAGCAACTAAAGGAAGAAAGAAAATCTGAAAGCATTAGAGTAAACACCTCGCAGCTTGATACAATTATGAACCTTGTCGGGGAGCTTGTGATAGGCAGGAGCAGGCTGCTGCAGATAGCAACTGAATACGATATTCCTGAGCTGAGAGAAGCTGTTACAATTATGGACAAATCAATTGCGAGTCTTCAGGATGAGATAATGCGAATAAGAATGGTAAAGATCGAAAAGGTATTCAGTAAATTTCCAAGGATGGTCAGGGATCTGGCAAGAAAACTCGGCAAGAAAGTTGAATTTGTTATGGAAGGCCTTGATACAGAACTCGACAGGACTGTTCTAGATGAGATGAGTGATCCTCTTGTTCATCTTGTGAGGAATGCTGTGGACCATGGAATAGAAAAACCTGAAGAAAGAAAAGCTGCAGGAAAGAGTGAAATTGGAAAAATAAGATTATCAGCGTGGAGAGAGAAAAATAACATCATAATTGAAATAGAAGATGATGGGAAGGGATTAGATATTGAAAAAATTAAACAAAAAGCTATAGAAAAGGGAGTAATTACGCCAGACAAGGCTGAATCGATGAGTGACGATGAATTAAAGATGTTGATTTTTGCTCCAGGCCTTTCAACCAGAGAAGAGGAGGCAAACGAAATTTCGGGCAGGGGTGTTGGAATGGACGTTGTGAAAACAACGGTGGAGAGACTTGGAGGCAGTGTAAAACTGATTTCAGAGAAGGGAAGGGGAACAAAGATGAGAATTCATCTCCCACCAACGGTAGCAATAATAAAATCTCTGTTTGTTAAAGTCGGAAATGAGATGTATGCAATCCCGATTTCAAGTGTCGTTGAGGCTTTATACGTAACTGCGGAG is a window encoding:
- a CDS encoding chemotaxis protein CheA, with protein sequence MDDMQEYKQEFIQEAREYLDIMNQNFIKVESGDIDAINEIFRVAHTIKGMAGFMGYKNLEELCHKLESAMGKIRDGKLDVHSEIIDVMLKAVDAIEEMLNRIEDEDKDDFDISGIVSALQPLTGEEKEKVEIEKTTVQDVERGDADVRVDVVLSEDCIMKGVRAALVIEALGEVAEVVKTIPDENVMDSADFDGKFSVFLRGEADKIDDVMSRIAEVEKFEVIELEGKSAEKKSAEKAKVVEKKPEKIVNVDSVGINSCLRSKQLKEERKSESIRVNTSQLDTIMNLVGELVIGRSRLLQIATEYDIPELREAVTIMDKSIASLQDEIMRIRMVKIEKVFSKFPRMVRDLARKLGKKVEFVMEGLDTELDRTVLDEMSDPLVHLVRNAVDHGIEKPEERKAAGKSEIGKIRLSAWREKNNIIIEIEDDGKGLDIEKIKQKAIEKGVITPDKAESMSDDELKMLIFAPGLSTREEEANEISGRGVGMDVVKTTVERLGGSVKLISEKGRGTKMRIHLPPTVAIIKSLFVKVGNEMYAIPISSVVEALYVTAENWKVIHGNPFLFVRGKLIPAFRLRDVFNVKKGRAEREVGIIVEKEGDRYALIADTISDQQEIVIKPLSGFLSKIKGFSGVTIVGDGRVIPIIDVSSLLGGERLA